A window of Longispora fulva contains these coding sequences:
- a CDS encoding nitrilase-related carbon-nitrogen hydrolase — MADIIRAALVQTTWTGDKESMIKAHEEYARQAAARGAKVICFQELFYGPYFCQVQDAAYYSYAESVPGPTVERFQALARELGMVMVLPVYEQEQPGVLYNTAAVLDADGRYLGKFRKTHIPQVKGFWEKFYFKPGNLGYPVFDTAVGKVGVYICYDRHFPEGWRALGLAGAQLVFNPSATSRGLSAYLWKLEQPAAAVANEFFVGAINRVGVESDLGDNDFYGTSYFVDPEGKFVGDVGHDHDPELIVRDLDMGLLAEVRDRWQFYRDRRPDAYGPLVTP; from the coding sequence ATGGCGGACATCATTCGCGCGGCACTCGTGCAGACGACGTGGACCGGCGACAAGGAATCCATGATCAAGGCGCACGAGGAGTACGCCCGGCAGGCCGCCGCGCGGGGCGCGAAGGTCATCTGCTTCCAGGAACTGTTCTACGGCCCGTACTTCTGCCAGGTGCAGGACGCCGCCTACTACTCCTACGCCGAATCGGTCCCCGGCCCGACGGTCGAGCGGTTCCAGGCACTCGCGCGCGAACTCGGGATGGTCATGGTGCTCCCGGTGTACGAGCAGGAACAACCCGGCGTCCTCTACAACACCGCGGCCGTCCTCGACGCCGACGGCCGCTACCTCGGCAAGTTCCGCAAGACCCACATCCCCCAGGTCAAGGGCTTCTGGGAGAAGTTCTACTTCAAACCCGGCAATCTGGGGTACCCGGTGTTCGACACCGCCGTCGGCAAGGTCGGCGTGTACATCTGCTACGACCGGCACTTCCCCGAGGGCTGGCGCGCCCTGGGCCTGGCCGGCGCGCAGCTGGTGTTCAACCCGTCGGCGACCAGCCGGGGTCTGTCGGCGTACCTGTGGAAGCTCGAACAGCCGGCGGCGGCCGTGGCCAACGAGTTCTTCGTCGGGGCGATCAACCGGGTCGGCGTCGAGAGCGACCTGGGCGACAACGACTTCTACGGCACCTCCTACTTCGTGGACCCCGAGGGCAAGTTCGTCGGCGACGTCGGGCACGACCACGACCCGGAGCTGATCGTGCGCGACCTGGACATGGGCCTGCTGGCCGAGGTGCGCGACCGCTGGCAGTTCTACCGCGACCGCCGCCCGGACGCCTACGGGCCGCTGGTGAC
- a CDS encoding GntR family transcriptional regulator — protein sequence MDLPGDLRLLDRSSTADRVAQVLRARIAAGELPPGTRLSERALTDGLGVSRNTLREAFRLLAHEHLLRYELHHGVHVRQLSSADVTDIYRVRRALECAGVRAAAGSTGGQGEVLEAVGAGELAAAAGDWAAVGTADISFHRAVAGLAGSARIDRHMDVVLAELRLAFLEMADPRAFHEPYLRRNRVIADLLTAGDLAGAETELLGYLDAAEHQILSRMSG from the coding sequence ATGGATCTGCCCGGCGACCTCCGGCTCCTCGACCGGTCGAGTACGGCCGACCGGGTGGCCCAGGTGCTGCGCGCCCGGATCGCGGCCGGCGAGCTGCCACCGGGCACCCGGCTGTCGGAGAGGGCGCTCACCGACGGGCTGGGCGTCTCCCGCAACACCCTGCGCGAGGCGTTCCGGCTGCTCGCCCACGAACACCTGCTGCGGTACGAGCTCCATCACGGCGTGCACGTCCGTCAGCTCTCGTCCGCCGACGTGACCGACATCTACCGGGTGCGGCGCGCGCTGGAGTGCGCCGGCGTCCGGGCCGCGGCCGGCTCGACCGGCGGGCAGGGCGAGGTTCTCGAGGCCGTCGGTGCCGGGGAGCTGGCCGCGGCGGCCGGGGACTGGGCCGCCGTGGGGACCGCCGACATCTCCTTCCACCGCGCCGTGGCCGGGCTGGCAGGCAGCGCGCGGATCGACCGGCACATGGACGTGGTGCTCGCCGAGCTGCGGTTGGCGTTCCTGGAGATGGCGGACCCGCGCGCGTTCCACGAGCCGTACCTGCGCCGCAACCGGGTCATCGCCGACCTGCTCACCGCCGGGGACCTCGCCGGGGCCGAGACCGAGCTGCTCGGCTACCTCGACGCCGCCGAACACCAGATCCTCAGCCGGATGTCCGGATGA